One Lacipirellulaceae bacterium DNA window includes the following coding sequences:
- a CDS encoding sigma-70 family RNA polymerase sigma factor produces the protein MLTTKQSLIFRVRDADDLEAWTAFVDIYGPLVCQYGRRRGLQDADAADLAQDVLREVACSIKRFDYDSELGRFRNWLLVIARYKLSHLVRKKGKARGTGDTANLRVLEQQTAPDELADQWESEYRSHMFRWAAELVRAEVNEQSWEAFWATAVEGRTPTTVAAALGMKVGAVYVAKSRVLLRIREKIASVDDSIGG, from the coding sequence TTGCTGACGACCAAGCAGAGCTTGATTTTCCGCGTCCGTGATGCGGACGACCTTGAGGCTTGGACTGCGTTCGTCGATATCTACGGTCCGCTGGTCTGTCAATACGGCCGCCGACGAGGACTTCAAGACGCCGACGCCGCTGATCTCGCACAAGATGTGCTGCGGGAGGTAGCGTGCAGTATCAAGCGTTTCGATTACGACTCGGAACTAGGCCGATTCCGCAACTGGTTACTGGTCATCGCGCGATACAAGCTCAGCCATCTCGTACGCAAGAAAGGTAAGGCTCGAGGAACCGGTGACACAGCCAATCTGCGAGTCTTAGAGCAACAAACAGCACCCGACGAACTTGCCGACCAATGGGAAAGCGAGTACCGTAGCCACATGTTTCGATGGGCGGCTGAGTTGGTTCGTGCCGAGGTCAACGAGCAATCTTGGGAGGCTTTTTGGGCGACAGCCGTTGAAGGCCGAACCCCCACGACCGTCGCTGCTGCCTTGGGTATGAAAGTTGGTGCTGTTTATGTCGCCAAGAGCCGCGTGTTGTTGCGTATTCGTGAAAAGATTGCCTCCGTAGATGACTCGATCGGCGGGTAG
- a CDS encoding serine/threonine-protein kinase encodes MECPTEETLRQLCRGQQSEEHEALLFTHVDRCTKCQTLIEQLGGGSLEAAQSLQDKVSDEESVVLQERLRKLKKERPSSAGTPSAVRFEDLSPWIDVGDESLGRVDEYDLVRCVGRGGMGVVFEAYDRKLQRSVALKLMSPALLAGESNGERFLREARTAASINHPNVVSIHAVSKIRELPYLVMELVDGDSLQQKLETEPPRDIDEIGALAAQIADGLSAAHAQGVVHRDVKPANILIERGTGRVKLTDFGLARRNSDDILTQTGSLLGTPEYLAPEQIDGGEVDFRADLFSLGSVIYHMCVGAPPYASNSIASTLHAVATTPPTPIRIARSEVPAWLSGLVECLHARNPAQRPADAASVARMLRDRQRPAVVPGAGRSLANDRSRALISIAAIAGALLLGLVLVMVSGRSTSSAYRAENATELMDHIEQREGDLEIMLVSNEEYRLEAIHLEGRSMKIAAGEGFEPTLIFGGQPDETAFHCEEGELVLAGLRIETDDDIGPADEDSLEVMEPILSCAFGSITLQDCEIDAGHRRCLSLAESHCTISQCRLDSEDTAFYVESADSILLELDETTIQSQIGFEITAPMEGRLLLDTCTFEGEVAFELIYSDDRSRLDITSNDSQFDCGTALFSLYDVPSDALMNKDTFRLTHLPIVSGTENQFSEFWMHLFNDEGELVRAISTEEWQTNNDGVD; translated from the coding sequence ATGGAATGTCCTACGGAAGAAACGCTCCGCCAACTCTGTCGTGGTCAGCAATCAGAAGAGCATGAAGCGCTCCTCTTCACCCATGTCGATCGCTGTACCAAGTGCCAAACGCTAATCGAGCAACTCGGTGGTGGGTCTCTCGAAGCGGCCCAATCGCTGCAAGACAAAGTCTCCGACGAAGAGTCCGTGGTTCTTCAAGAGCGCCTTCGCAAGCTTAAGAAAGAGCGGCCTTCCTCTGCTGGGACGCCGAGCGCGGTACGCTTCGAAGACCTTAGCCCTTGGATCGACGTTGGTGACGAAAGCCTGGGGCGCGTTGACGAGTATGATCTTGTGAGATGCGTTGGGCGTGGCGGAATGGGAGTTGTGTTTGAAGCTTACGATCGCAAACTGCAACGTTCCGTTGCCTTGAAACTGATGTCGCCCGCATTGCTAGCCGGTGAATCGAACGGCGAGCGATTCCTACGTGAGGCGCGTACAGCCGCGTCGATTAACCACCCCAACGTCGTCTCGATTCACGCGGTTTCTAAGATTCGGGAATTGCCCTACTTGGTCATGGAACTCGTCGATGGCGATTCCCTGCAGCAAAAACTTGAGACTGAGCCACCTCGCGACATCGATGAGATTGGTGCATTGGCTGCGCAGATCGCTGACGGACTTTCCGCGGCCCACGCCCAAGGGGTTGTCCACCGTGACGTCAAGCCTGCCAACATTCTCATCGAGCGGGGAACGGGCCGCGTGAAGCTGACTGATTTCGGACTCGCTCGTCGAAACTCGGATGACATTCTTACGCAGACCGGCAGCCTGCTCGGAACTCCCGAGTACCTTGCTCCTGAACAGATCGATGGCGGTGAGGTAGACTTTCGGGCAGATTTATTTAGCCTGGGCAGCGTGATCTATCACATGTGCGTGGGTGCACCACCGTACGCGAGTAACTCGATTGCCTCCACGCTTCATGCCGTTGCGACAACACCGCCCACGCCGATCCGAATCGCTAGGTCTGAAGTTCCCGCTTGGTTGTCTGGGTTAGTCGAGTGCTTACACGCCAGGAATCCCGCGCAACGACCAGCCGATGCAGCGTCGGTAGCGAGAATGCTCAGAGATCGGCAGAGGCCTGCTGTAGTTCCTGGGGCAGGAAGGTCGCTTGCGAACGACCGCTCTCGGGCGCTGATTAGCATCGCTGCTATCGCTGGAGCCTTGCTTCTCGGTTTGGTTCTAGTCATGGTCAGTGGGCGCTCCACTTCCTCTGCTTATAGGGCGGAGAACGCTACTGAGCTAATGGACCATATCGAGCAGCGCGAAGGCGACCTGGAAATCATGCTCGTTTCCAACGAAGAATACCGCCTTGAGGCCATCCACCTCGAAGGGCGTTCCATGAAGATTGCTGCTGGGGAAGGTTTCGAGCCAACTTTGATTTTCGGAGGCCAACCCGACGAGACGGCTTTTCATTGCGAAGAGGGTGAGCTCGTATTGGCGGGCCTGCGCATTGAGACTGATGATGACATCGGCCCAGCTGACGAAGACTCGCTGGAAGTAATGGAGCCAATTCTGTCTTGCGCCTTTGGTAGTATCACGCTCCAAGATTGCGAGATTGATGCGGGCCATCGCCGCTGTTTAAGCCTGGCCGAGTCGCATTGCACCATCAGTCAGTGTCGACTCGATTCCGAGGATACGGCATTCTATGTTGAGTCGGCGGACTCGATCCTCCTAGAGCTCGACGAAACGACTATCCAAAGCCAGATTGGTTTCGAGATTACCGCACCGATGGAAGGTCGACTGCTACTAGACACATGCACTTTTGAGGGCGAGGTCGCATTTGAGCTCATCTACTCGGATGACAGGTCTCGCCTCGATATAACCTCAAACGATAGCCAATTCGATTGCGGCACCGCCCTTTTCAGTTTATACGACGTTCCTTCTGATGCCTTGATGAACAAAGATACCTTTCGTCTAACCCACTTGCCTATCGTGAGCGGAACTGAAAACCAATTCTCAGAATTCTGGATGCACTTATTCAACGACGAAGGCGAGTTGGTGCGAGCTATATCTACCGAAGAGTGGCAAACAAACAATGATGGAGTGGACTGA